caggcagatcacttgaagccaagagttctagaccagcctggccaacatgatgaaaccctgtttctactaaaaatacaaaaattaaccgggcatggtggcatgcacctgtaatctgagctactagggaggctgagtcaggagaattgcttgaacctgggaagcggaggttgcagtgagccaagattggcaccacttcactccagcctgggcgagagtgagactccatctcaaaaaaaacaaaacaactgttttttgtttgtttgtttgttttgagaaggagtctcattctgttgcccagcctggagtgcagtggtgtgataaaaagctttaaaacttaaaactgtGAAAACACTCAGACTCAAGGACTAAAAGCCAAACCAAAGTCTGGCAAAGTGACTGGCACATTCTAGTTGTAATAAATGTTACTGAGTAACAGTagttaattttgttcttttttcccacTGGTTTTATGCAGCTAAGGGAGAACATTGAGCAATTCTTCACCAAATTTGTAGATGAGGGGAAGGCCACTGTTCGGTTAAAGGAGCCTCCTGTGGATATCTGTCTAAGTAAGGTATGGTATTAAAAACATTAATGGTTAATGTTTGGCTGTATTTTCTAGaaacagaatcttgttctgtcacccaagctgaagtacattggcacagtcatagctcactgcagcctcgaacacctaggctcaagcgagcctcctagatatctgggactacagatgtacctcaccactcccggctaattttttaaaataactttttgtagagacagagtcttgatatgatgttgcccaggctgccctcgaacttctggcctcaagcgatcctcctgcctcagcctcccaaagtgttggaattacaagcatgagccacgatgCTTGGCCTGgcatgtattttctttccttctttttctttgtttttcttttttttttttttttgagacggagtttcgctcttgcttcccaggctggagtgcagtggcacaattttggctcactgcaacctctgcctcctgggttcaagcgattctcctgcctcagcctcctgaatagctgggattacagacatctgccaccatgcctggctgatttttttttttttttttttgtatctttagtagagacaggatttcaccatgttgaccaggctggttttgaacttctgacctcaggcgatccacccacctcagccttccaaagtgctgggattacaggcgtgagccactgtgcctggcctggtgtgTATTTTCTTTACAGAAGGCTGTTTGCACATTCTGATATTCCATATAGCTGAATAGGGACAGACTCTTGCAGGTTTGTTTGAAGAGGCAATGGCACAAGAGGTAGCTTCCCAAATATGCTTGTGTGCCTTCTAAAAGGGCAAAGTCTGCCTCAGTAAGATTCCCAGGATGGGAAGAAAACTGAGTTTGCTTCTGTGCTGAAGATGGAGCCCTAGGGTATTCTTAGACTGGAACTCCATAAGAGAACTGCACAGGTCTACATTTTGCCAGCTAAACCACAGGTTACAAACCTTAAGTTTGGtgtaataaaagaggaaaaaattcaaTTAGAActatcttgtattttatttactgtaatcattctttttactttttttttttttttttttgagatggagtctcactctgtcacccaggttggagtgcagtgggaagagcttggctcactgcaacccacaGCTgggtgccaccactcctggtgaatttttgtatttttagtagagatggggtttcactacattgcccaggctgatcttgaactgagCTCAGgcggtccacctgcctcagcctcctgaagggctgggattacaagtgtgagccaccacgcctggcccctactgtaatcacttttttttgttgttgttgtttgagacagagagactgtctctccctgtcacccaggctggagtgcaatggtgcgatctcagctcactgcaacctttgcctcctgggttcaagcgattctcctgccccagcctctgagtagctgggattacaggcacgtgccactatgcccagctaactttttgtatctttagtagagatgggtttcaccatgttggcccagctggtttcaaactcctgacctcgtgatccgcccacctcagccgcccaaagtgctgggattataggcgtgagccaccgcgcccagactgtagtcattctttttttttttttttttgagacggagtctcacccaggctgcagtgcagtggcgggatctcagctcactgcaagctccgcctcccgggtttacgccattttcctgcctcagcctcccgagtagctgggactacaggcgcctgccaccgcgcctggctagttttttttgcattttttagtagagacggggtttcaccgtgttagccaggatggtctcgatctcctgacctcgtgatcctcccgtctcggcctcccaaagtgctgggaggccaggcttgagccaccgcgcccggcccagtcaTTCTTATGAAAACATAAACCGAGGCTGGGTGCCATAGCTCACACctcttatcccagcactttggaaggccaagactggtggatcacttgacctcaggagttcaagtccagcctgggcaacatggtgaaaccctatttccacaaaaaaaaaaagaaaagccaggtgtggttttcatatctgtagtcccagctacttgggagccagaggtgggaggatcacttgacccttgGAGGCACAGGTtacagtgtgccaagattgcaccactgcactccaacctgggcgacagagtcagaccctgtctcaaacaaaacaaaacaaaaataccataaactggttgggtgcagtggctcacacctgggaggccgaggcaggaggatcacttaatccCACAAGTTAGAAGCtggaggccagacatggtggctcacgtatatgatcccagcactttgggagccctaggtggatggattgcttgaatccaagtgttcaagatcagcctgggtgacatggtgaaaccccatctctacaaaaaaattagtcagtcacGGTGGttgtacacctgtaatctcagctacttgggtggctaaggtGGAGGGTCACCTGAAcctggaaagtcaaggctgcagtgaactgtgattgcagtcactgcactccatcctggttgatagaggaagaccctgtctcaaaaaaaagttcaagGCTTCGGTGaattatgattgtgccactgtactccagcatgggtgacagagcaagaccctttctcaaacaaaaatatatagatctttagaattttaaaactggTGGGGTTTTTCTGCCCTCTCTcaccttttcctctttcccttcccggTGGGTGGAAACAATGTCTCATTcaacctaacttttttttttttttttttttttggtgagatagggtctcactctgtcacctaggctggagtgcagtgacaccatcacagctcactgtagcctcgaccttccaggctcaggtgatccatccttctcagcctcccaagtaactgggactataggggcagaacaccatgcccggctaattttttttgtgttggtagagacagggtttcagcttgttgcacaggctggtctcaaacttctgggctcaagcaatctgcccagggtggcctcccaaagtggtgacattacaggcatgatccaccacatctggcccaacTGTGCATTATTCTTAACTCCAAGCAAAGTGCTTTGCAACATTAAAAGTTTGATAACTAAGGAGTTTAGATTGAATGGGATCATTTTGTCCATTTGATCCTCCttgtgatttttcatttttttcttgacttgCAGCTTATTCTTTCACTAATTCCTCCTTTCTATCTAAAAACAAGCTGAGATctgactgatttaaaaaaaacaaatttctagaaagacaAGGCTGAATTCATTGtctccactttttatcttttgACCTTTGCTTTTACTGGTTTACTGAAAACACTGCCTCAGAGATCAATGATCTTTTCACTTGTCTGTCACAGTatcatttctcattatttttgcaCTCTGTAGAATTTGACAATGATAATTACCCTTTTCTTAATAAAACTCTTGGTATCTATGATAGGGCACTATGGGTTACCTTCAGTTTTCTTAGTCACTTCTTTGTCTCCTGCTTCCAGCAATGTTTTTTTCTATACCCAGAATAAAGGCTTTATTTCAGCCCTCTGCTGTTTTCTGTCATACCTGCCTTCCGTTTGATAGCTCAGCTGTTATGTGGGTGACTCCCAAGTCTGTGAGCCAGTATGCTTTATAGTACCTAGTTGACCCAGGTCTTCTCCAGACTTTTCCCTACCCTGGTTCATTGTGTACAGTGCTACCAAAATAGTATTTAGCTCTTGTCATGTAACTTTCATGCTTAAAATCCTTACACTTTATGCTGGCATCTGAGCTCATTTACAATCTGTCCTCATATTATATTTCCAATCTTTTGCTCTACATGGCTTCCATATTCCAAcaaaaattagctttttttttttttgatatggagtcttgctctgttgcccaggctgccgtgcagtagtatgatcatggcttactgcaacctctgcctcccagtttcaagcaactcttctgcctcagcctaccgagcagctgggattacaggtgcctgccaccatgccccgctaatttttatatttttagtagagacggggtttcaccatgttggccaggctggtcttgaactcctaaccttaggtgatccacccacctcagcctcccaaagtgctgggattacaggcgtgagccaccactcccagcctttttgtttgtttgtttgtttttgttttgaaatggagtttcacttgtgtcacccaggctggagtgcagtggtgtgatctcggctcactgcaatctctgtctcccaggttcaagcattctcctgcttcagcttcctgagtagctgggattacaggcgtgcgccacattgcctggctaatttttatatattagtagagaaggggtttcaccatgttggccaggctggtctcaaactcctgacctcaagtactctacctgcctcggcctcccaatgttttgggattataggcgttgagtcactacacctggccttaaattcaatttttttttttttttttttaaatttttcagatggagtcttgctctgttgcccagcctggagtgcagtggcatgatcttgactcagtgcaacctccacctcctgggttcaagcgattctccttcctcagcctccgaagtagctgggattacaggcacgcaccaccacacccagctaatttttgtatttttagtaaaatcggggcttcaccatgttggccaggctggtctcaaattcctgacctcaattgatccacctgcctcggcctccgaaagtgctgagattacaggtgtgagccactgcaccccacctaAACTCAAATCTTAAGTGGAATATTCAATCCTTTCCTGTCTTATTTTATACTCTTAtgatttccctttatttttgttaatttttgttttttgagacagccttactctgttgcccaggcaagaggGCAGTGATACTATcatgcttactgcagcctctacttcctagGCTTaggtgatcgtcccacctcagcctcccaaagtgttggcatgaTTTCCCTTTGAACAGTTTTATTTAGAATGTGTCCctccatgtaattttttttcgAAAACTTTTAAACTTGAAATTTAGTCAAAGTACTAAGAAAAGTTTTACAGCCAATTTCAATAAATCATTGTATCATATTCATAAGAAATGCTATAGAATTTGTTATGGGAAGAACTGGCATGTATGCATTATCTCCAGTGGAATTTATAATTCtacaacttttatttattcaggCCAATTCCAGCAGTTTAAAAGGTTTCCTTTCAGCTGTGAGACTGGCTCATAGAGGCTGTAAGGTTGATATACCAGTTTCAACACTCACACCAGTGAAGACTTCAgaatttgaaaactttaaaactaaAATGGTTATCACATCCAAAAAAGACTATCCTCTAAGTAAGAACTTTCCATATTCCTTGGAACATCTTCAGACTTCTTACTGTGGGCTTGTCCGAGTTGATATGCGTATGCTTTGCTTAAAAAACCTTAGGAAATTAGACTTGAGTCACAACCATATAAAAAAGCTTCCAGCTACAATTGGAGACCTCATACACCTTCAAGAACTTAACCTGAATGACAATCACTTGGAGTCATTTAGTGTAGCTTTGTGTCAGTCTACACTCCAGAAGTCACTTCGGACTTTGGACCTCAGCAAGAACAAAATCAAGGCACTCCCTGTGCAGTTTTGCCAGCTCCAGGAACTTACAAATTTAAAACTTGACGATAATGAATTGATTCAATTTCCTTGCAAGATAGGACAACTAATAAACCTTCGCTTTTTGTCAGCAGCTCGAAATAAGCTTCCATTTTTGCCTAGTGAATTTAGAAATTTATCCCTTGAATACTTGGATCTTTTTGGAAATACTTTTGAACAACCAAAAATCCTTCCAGTAATAAAGCTGCAAGCACCATTAACTTTATTGGAATCTTCTGCACGAACCATATTATATAATAGGTAAGATTTTAACAGTCATATAATGTGGTGTCTTTGATAGCATTCTAATATTCTCATCAAACTCAGAGTAATAAAGTCTAACATTGCTTACAATACTATGCACAGTCTAACCCTTTGCTGTAATAGTCTTCTTGCTGTTCCTTACCTCTACTTAGAATGATTTTTCTCCAGGAAGTCTCGTAGCTCACTCCCTCACTTCATTCCGTTCTCTGCCCAAGTGTCATCCCAGAAAGGTCTTACCTGTCCTTTCtatctaaattttatttcttacctCCTTacattgcttgatttttttttttttttttttttttgtcataggACTCATtgcctattatatatttttaaacacttttttttttttttggtttactgTCAGTtttccccactagaatgtaagatCCATGAGCACGTGGATGTTGTTTTATTCTCCACTATTTCCCTGGGATCTAAACTGTATCCCCTGCTCCTAGCATATATTAAGCACTCAATAAGTAGTTAAAGGAATGAATGAcattgtttctcaaagtgtgctcCCCAGACCAGCAGGATCTGCATCACCTAGGAACTTCTTAGAGATGCAAGTTCTAAcattccagacctactgaatcagaaactgagAGTGGGGTCTAGCTGTTTTAGTGAGTCCTCCAGATGATTTTCATGTACTATAAAATTAGAGAGTTGGCACAGTGATGAAGTATGGTCTTTGGAGTCAGACTTAGGTTTGATTCCTGGCTTCACCACTTTGTATGActttaacctctttttttttttgagacagggtctcactctgttgcccaggctagagtgcagtggtccaatctcagctcactgcaacttctgcctcccggattcaagcgaatctcctgcctcagcctcctgagtagctgggattacaggtgcccgccaccatgcctggctcatttttgtattttcattgtatttatttgtttgagacagagtctcaccgtgTCACcgagggtggagtgcaatggcgccatctcggctcactgcaacctctgcctcccgagttcaagcgattctcctgcctcagcctcttaagtagctgagattacaggcacccaccaccacacctggctaatttcttttgtatttttagt
The Theropithecus gelada isolate Dixy chromosome 7b, Tgel_1.0, whole genome shotgun sequence DNA segment above includes these coding regions:
- the LRR1 gene encoding leucine-rich repeat protein 1 isoform X1, with product MKLHCEVEVISRHLPALGLRNRGKGVRAVLSLCQQTSRSQPSARAFLLISTLKDKRGTRYELRENIEQFFTKFVDEGKATVRLKEPPVDICLSKANSSSLKGFLSAVRLAHRGCKVDIPVSTLTPVKTSEFENFKTKMVITSKKDYPLSKNFPYSLEHLQTSYCGLVRVDMRMLCLKNLRKLDLSHNHIKKLPATIGDLIHLQELNLNDNHLESFSVALCQSTLQKSLRTLDLSKNKIKALPVQFCQLQELTNLKLDDNELIQFPCKIGQLINLRFLSAARNKLPFLPSEFRNLSLEYLDLFGNTFEQPKILPVIKLQAPLTLLESSARTILYNRIPYGSHIIPFHLCQDLDTAKTCVCGRFCLNSFIQGTTTMNLHSVAHTVVLVDNMGGTEAPIVSYFCSLGCYVNSSDMLK